A genomic window from Chitinophaga pollutisoli includes:
- the recA gene encoding recombinase RecA → MSNANTEKLKALRLTMDKIEKDFGKGSVMMMGEKAEAPMEVISTGSLGLDIALGIGGFPKGRIIEIYGPESSGKTTVAIHTIAEAQKKGGICAIIDAEHAFDSSYARKLGVDVDSLLISQPDHGEQALEIADRLILSGAVDVVVIDSVAALVPKGELEGEMGESKMGLQARLMSQALRKLTATISKTNCCCIFINQLREKIGVMFGNPETTTGGNALKFYASVRLDIRRMSQIKDGDEAVGNRVKVKVVKNKVAPPFRMAEFDIIFGLGISKAGELIDMGVEYGIIQKSGSWFSYEGNKLGQGRDAVKQLLLDNPEVATEVEAKIKAKLAEAAASA, encoded by the coding sequence ATGTCAAACGCCAATACAGAAAAGCTGAAGGCCCTTCGCCTTACCATGGACAAAATCGAGAAGGATTTCGGAAAGGGATCCGTGATGATGATGGGAGAAAAAGCGGAGGCGCCAATGGAAGTTATTTCCACGGGTTCGCTGGGGCTGGATATTGCCCTGGGTATTGGCGGGTTCCCGAAAGGCCGTATCATAGAGATATACGGGCCTGAATCTTCGGGTAAGACGACGGTCGCAATTCATACGATTGCAGAGGCGCAGAAGAAAGGTGGCATTTGCGCCATTATTGACGCGGAGCATGCTTTCGATAGTTCATATGCCCGTAAGCTGGGCGTGGATGTGGATTCCTTGTTGATTTCACAGCCTGACCATGGTGAGCAGGCCCTGGAAATCGCCGACCGGTTGATTCTTTCCGGCGCGGTGGATGTAGTGGTGATTGACTCGGTGGCGGCGCTGGTGCCGAAAGGCGAGCTGGAAGGCGAGATGGGCGAGAGCAAGATGGGTCTTCAGGCCCGCCTCATGTCCCAGGCGCTGCGTAAGCTGACGGCGACCATTTCTAAAACGAATTGCTGCTGCATTTTCATCAACCAGCTGCGTGAAAAGATCGGCGTGATGTTCGGCAATCCGGAAACCACGACCGGGGGTAACGCACTGAAATTCTACGCTTCCGTCCGCCTGGACATTCGCCGGATGAGCCAGATCAAAGACGGCGACGAGGCGGTAGGTAACCGTGTGAAGGTGAAAGTGGTTAAAAATAAAGTAGCACCTCCCTTCCGGATGGCAGAGTTCGATATCATCTTCGGCCTGGGCATCTCGAAAGCCGGTGAGCTGATCGATATGGGTGTGGAGTATGGTATCATCCAGAAGAGCGGTAGCTGGTTCAGCTACGAGGGCAACAAGCTGGGGCAGGGCCGCGACGCGGTAAAACAGCTCCTGCTCGACAATCCTGAAGTGGCTACCGAAGTAGAAGCCAAGATCAAAGCGAAACTCGCCGAAGCCGCGGCTAGCGCTTAA
- the obgE gene encoding GTPase ObgE, with protein MENFVDYIRVFCKSGHGGAGSKHFMRTKFKALAGPDGGDGGRGGHLILRGNAQLWTLLHLRWYKNVLAENGGNGSGDNCTGHNGKDIVIEVPLGTIVRDEETGEVEAEVLRDGEEIIFMPGGQGGRGNAYFKSPTNQAPEYAQPGQPGLEGWKVLELKVLADVGLVGFPNAGKSTLLSSITAARPKIANYAFTTLTPQLGMVPYRDDRSFCMADLPGIIEGAHEGKGLGHRFLRHIERNAVLLFVIPADSTDHKKEFDILLNELEQFNPELLDKQFLIAISKSDMLDEELKEAISAELPADVPHVFISAVTQTGLQELKDILWDALSVEAAQNRAPMDTSEEDDEEASDEDFTEA; from the coding sequence GGAGAATTTTGTAGACTATATCAGGGTATTTTGTAAATCCGGCCACGGCGGCGCGGGCAGCAAGCATTTTATGCGCACCAAATTCAAGGCGCTGGCGGGCCCCGACGGCGGCGACGGCGGGCGCGGCGGCCACCTCATCCTGCGCGGCAACGCCCAGCTGTGGACCTTGCTGCACCTGCGCTGGTATAAAAACGTACTGGCCGAAAACGGCGGAAACGGCAGCGGCGACAACTGCACCGGCCACAATGGGAAAGACATCGTGATTGAAGTGCCCCTCGGCACCATCGTCCGCGACGAGGAAACCGGGGAAGTAGAAGCCGAAGTGCTGCGCGATGGCGAAGAGATCATCTTCATGCCCGGCGGCCAGGGAGGCCGCGGGAACGCTTATTTCAAAAGCCCCACCAACCAGGCGCCCGAATACGCCCAACCCGGCCAACCCGGCCTGGAAGGGTGGAAGGTCCTGGAACTCAAGGTTTTGGCCGACGTTGGATTGGTGGGATTCCCCAATGCCGGAAAGTCTACCCTCCTCTCCAGCATCACCGCCGCCAGGCCTAAAATCGCGAATTACGCCTTTACCACCCTCACGCCACAACTGGGCATGGTACCCTACCGCGACGACCGCTCGTTCTGCATGGCCGACCTCCCCGGCATCATCGAAGGCGCCCACGAAGGGAAAGGCCTCGGCCACCGGTTCCTCCGGCACATCGAACGGAACGCCGTGCTGCTATTCGTAATCCCGGCAGACAGCACCGATCATAAAAAAGAATTCGACATCCTCCTCAACGAGCTAGAACAATTCAACCCCGAGCTCCTCGATAAACAGTTCCTCATCGCCATTTCCAAAAGCGACATGCTCGACGAGGAACTGAAGGAAGCCATTTCCGCTGAGCTCCCGGCAGACGTGCCCCACGTATTCATTTCCGCCGTCACACAAACAGGACTGCAGGAATTGAAAGACATCCTCTGGGATGCGCTCTCCGTGGAGGCTGCGCAAAACCGCGCCCCGATGGATACCAGCGAAGAAGACGATGAGGAAGCATCAGATGAAGATTTCACCGAAGCGTAG
- a CDS encoding NAD(P)H-dependent oxidoreductase encodes MKAKNILVILGHPNSESFCGALAGAYIKGASAAGHAVRVLRLGEMVFNPDLHQGYRARTPWEPALEAAWADIQWSEHMVWIYPTWWGTIPALMKGFIDRVFLPGKAFKYRENSPLWDKLLKGKSARLITTMDSPLWYNWLIYHNAGHRAMKNATLKFCGVKPVKITAFGKLRWQQTPAREKMLSKVENLGGFGK; translated from the coding sequence ATGAAAGCGAAGAACATCCTCGTCATCCTCGGGCACCCGAATTCCGAAAGCTTCTGCGGCGCGCTCGCCGGCGCCTATATAAAAGGAGCCTCCGCCGCAGGGCACGCCGTTCGCGTGCTGCGCCTCGGCGAAATGGTGTTTAACCCCGACCTCCATCAGGGCTACCGCGCCCGCACCCCCTGGGAACCCGCCCTCGAAGCAGCCTGGGCCGATATCCAGTGGAGCGAACACATGGTCTGGATCTACCCCACCTGGTGGGGAACGATCCCCGCGCTGATGAAAGGATTTATCGACCGGGTATTCCTCCCCGGAAAAGCTTTCAAATACCGCGAAAATTCCCCGCTCTGGGATAAACTCCTGAAAGGAAAATCAGCCCGGCTCATCACTACCATGGATAGTCCCCTGTGGTACAACTGGCTCATATACCACAACGCCGGCCATCGCGCGATGAAAAACGCCACCCTTAAATTTTGTGGCGTCAAACCCGTGAAAATCACCGCCTTCGGAAAACTCCGCTGGCAACAAACACCAGCGCGGGAGAAAATGCTGTCCAAAGTGGAAAATTTAGGCGGGTTTGGCAAGTAG
- a CDS encoding Crp/Fnr family transcriptional regulator has product MLMESTFSCSPDIERALDYFAAVSPLSVAAREALSHCLLLDAFPKKHLLQQSRRPATHLFIVSKGLVRSYFQQANREVTLLLGMERCVICAMDSLLSGKPAYYNIETLEESEIISISYADLERLYSEFHEIERLGRLMISQYYLQQDQELRSMRFLSARERYLEILEKQPELLQRVPLQYVASFLGMSAETLSRIRG; this is encoded by the coding sequence ATGTTGATGGAATCCACATTCTCCTGCTCTCCCGATATTGAACGTGCGCTGGATTATTTCGCGGCGGTGTCTCCCTTGTCTGTTGCGGCGCGGGAAGCGCTCAGCCACTGCCTGTTGCTAGATGCCTTTCCCAAAAAACACCTGCTGCAGCAATCCCGCCGGCCGGCTACGCATCTTTTTATCGTATCGAAAGGATTGGTGCGCAGTTATTTCCAGCAGGCAAACCGGGAAGTTACGTTGTTGCTGGGGATGGAGCGTTGCGTGATTTGCGCGATGGACAGCCTGCTGAGCGGCAAGCCTGCGTATTACAACATCGAAACGCTGGAAGAAAGTGAAATCATCTCCATATCCTACGCAGACCTGGAGCGCCTGTACAGCGAGTTTCATGAGATCGAACGATTGGGGCGGCTGATGATCAGCCAGTATTATTTACAACAGGACCAGGAGCTTCGTTCGATGCGTTTTTTGTCGGCGCGGGAGCGTTACCTGGAGATACTGGAAAAGCAGCCGGAACTATTGCAGCGTGTACCTTTGCAGTATGTGGCTTCTTTCCTGGGTATGTCTGCCGAAACGTTGAGCCGTATCCGTGGTTAG
- a CDS encoding J domain-containing protein yields the protein MPTLYQILGVPENATPAFMKTAFRKLSMQYHPDRNPGNPAAEARFREVLEAYRILSDPDDRMRYDRQLAWSRMPPQQASNQQTQSQQRHHHTQQRQSAANPPPPAAPPPRPLPWKFMAASLAGLILFLLVYTCLAPNRICRCRTTSGRRLLPVSFR from the coding sequence ATGCCGACATTATACCAAATCCTGGGCGTCCCCGAAAATGCGACGCCCGCATTCATGAAAACCGCCTTCCGGAAGCTCTCGATGCAATATCATCCGGATCGCAATCCCGGCAATCCCGCCGCGGAGGCACGGTTTCGTGAAGTGCTGGAGGCATACCGCATCCTGTCCGATCCCGACGATCGGATGCGCTATGATCGTCAGCTCGCCTGGAGCCGCATGCCACCTCAACAGGCGAGTAATCAACAAACCCAGTCACAGCAACGCCATCATCATACCCAGCAACGGCAATCGGCCGCGAATCCGCCTCCGCCCGCCGCGCCTCCGCCGCGCCCGTTGCCCTGGAAATTTATGGCAGCCAGCCTCGCTGGCTTAATCCTTTTTTTGTTGGTCTATACCTGTTTGGCCCCAAACCGGATTTGCCGTTGCCGGACAACGAGCGGCCGACGTCTGCTTCCCGTGAGCTTCCGTTGA
- a CDS encoding ribonuclease HII, producing the protein MLLPYFQDELTEAGCDEAGRGCLAGPVFAAAVILPRDFSHPFLNDSKQMTEADRYALRTIIETQAVAFAVASVDNEEIDKINILKASFKAMHIALARLSLQPQLLLIDGNRFTPYGNIPHTCIIQGDGKYASIAAASVLAKTYRDEYMQNLHNQFPHYGWKDNKGYPTRQHRDAIRSHGDTIYHRRSFRLLPDQLSLDGEEKW; encoded by the coding sequence TTGCTGCTGCCTTATTTTCAGGACGAACTCACGGAAGCCGGATGCGATGAAGCCGGAAGGGGTTGCCTTGCCGGGCCCGTGTTCGCCGCGGCGGTTATTTTGCCGAGGGATTTCAGCCATCCTTTCCTCAACGATTCCAAACAAATGACCGAAGCGGACAGATACGCGCTGAGAACTATCATCGAAACCCAGGCGGTAGCATTCGCCGTGGCCAGTGTCGATAACGAGGAAATTGATAAGATCAATATCCTGAAAGCCTCATTCAAAGCGATGCACATCGCTTTGGCACGATTATCGCTACAGCCCCAGTTGTTACTCATCGATGGTAACCGGTTCACCCCCTATGGCAATATCCCGCATACCTGCATTATCCAGGGCGACGGAAAATATGCATCCATAGCTGCAGCATCGGTGCTGGCAAAAACATATCGGGACGAATACATGCAAAACCTGCATAATCAATTCCCGCATTATGGCTGGAAAGACAACAAAGGTTATCCGACCCGCCAGCACAGAGACGCTATCCGGTCCCACGGCGACACGATCTATCACAGACGATCCTTCCGCCTGTTGCCGGACCAGCTGAGTTTGGACGGGGAGGAAAAGTGGTAA
- the rpoN gene encoding RNA polymerase factor sigma-54: protein MKLLQVPTANLEERIKEELEENPALEYSEDGSTPDDEMEKPAEEFESSSEDEFEPDGSESEYDNIDISEYVSEGDDEIADYKLRDDNYPDPDESRTMPIRVETTFHDHLLDQLGLQTLDERQRRIAEQIIGSIDDDGYLRREASAIVDDLSFSQNVETDEEEIRQLIKLIQTFDPPGVCCADLKECLLLQLRRKPQDDEGVVNATRILDDYFDEFTKKHYEKIQRSLNLSDDDLREAIGQIIKLNPKPGANHSVLNKAESYVIPDFFILNNNGKLELSLNSKNAPDLRISEGYREMLKEYDRGDKKDKRQKEAVLFIKQKIDAAKWFIDAIKQRQHTLLSTMEAIMNYQHDFFLTGDETTMKPMILKDIADITLLDISTVSRVANSKYVQTEFGTFKLKFFFSESLSTDSGEEVSTREVKKILADMIGGENKRKPLSDENLTKMLQDKGYNIARRTVAKYREQLNIPVARLRKEL, encoded by the coding sequence ATGAAACTGCTGCAGGTCCCGACTGCCAATCTGGAAGAGAGAATCAAGGAAGAACTGGAAGAAAATCCCGCGCTCGAATACAGCGAAGACGGCTCCACTCCCGACGATGAAATGGAAAAACCCGCCGAAGAGTTCGAATCCTCGTCCGAAGACGAGTTTGAACCCGATGGCAGCGAAAGCGAATACGATAATATCGATATCTCCGAATATGTTTCCGAAGGCGATGATGAAATTGCGGACTACAAACTGAGGGACGACAACTATCCCGATCCCGACGAGTCGCGCACCATGCCCATCCGCGTGGAAACGACCTTTCACGACCACCTGCTCGACCAGTTGGGGCTCCAGACTTTGGACGAGCGCCAGCGCCGCATCGCCGAGCAGATTATCGGATCGATCGACGACGACGGGTACCTGCGCCGCGAAGCGTCCGCCATCGTGGACGACCTTTCTTTTTCCCAGAATGTGGAAACCGATGAGGAAGAAATCCGCCAGTTGATCAAACTGATCCAGACTTTCGATCCTCCCGGCGTGTGCTGCGCCGACCTGAAAGAATGCCTTTTGCTCCAGCTGCGGCGCAAACCGCAGGACGACGAAGGCGTGGTCAACGCCACCCGCATCCTCGACGATTACTTCGACGAGTTCACCAAGAAGCATTACGAAAAAATACAGCGTTCGCTGAACCTTTCGGACGACGACCTCCGCGAGGCCATCGGGCAGATCATCAAGCTGAACCCCAAACCGGGCGCCAACCACAGCGTGCTCAACAAGGCGGAAAGCTACGTGATCCCCGACTTCTTCATATTAAATAATAACGGCAAGCTGGAATTGTCGCTCAACAGCAAAAACGCGCCCGACCTCCGGATTTCGGAGGGCTACCGCGAAATGCTGAAGGAATACGACCGGGGCGACAAGAAAGACAAGCGCCAGAAGGAGGCGGTTTTGTTTATCAAGCAGAAGATCGATGCGGCCAAATGGTTCATCGACGCCATCAAGCAGCGGCAGCATACTTTGCTGAGCACGATGGAAGCGATCATGAATTACCAGCACGATTTTTTCCTGACGGGCGACGAAACCACGATGAAGCCCATGATCCTCAAGGATATAGCGGACATTACCTTGCTCGATATCTCGACGGTGAGCCGCGTGGCCAATAGTAAATATGTACAAACGGAATTCGGCACATTCAAGCTGAAGTTCTTTTTCTCCGAATCGCTCAGCACAGACAGCGGTGAGGAAGTATCGACCCGCGAGGTGAAGAAGATCCTGGCCGACATGATCGGCGGGGAGAACAAGCGCAAGCCGCTGAGCGACGAGAATCTCACGAAGATGCTGCAGGACAAGGGTTACAACATCGCGCGGCGCACCGTGGCCAAGTACCGGGAGCAGCTGAACATCCCGGTGGCGCGTTTACGCAAGGAATTATGA